From Temnothorax longispinosus isolate EJ_2023e chromosome 3, Tlon_JGU_v1, whole genome shotgun sequence, one genomic window encodes:
- the Pvr gene encoding vascular endothelial growth factor receptor 1 isoform X2 — protein sequence MKMLPHRARLCIPVLILALSQVSASNKPSIYPNQEEIVINEGEPLEITCISFAPIKFVYPDALGESVNTSIPKTSETEDNGLYHYVFQRPNTVFGDTGWYGCADHNVEIITNSYDDPEISWLYVYVKSNTNLFVEADTYAHLSAVAGGSIVIPCRPTSPNLVPILSDNNEEELKEASFDPRIGFTIRNLLVKDSNWYKCSIEKNGEEHAVNYVLSVHLKRTLPEPKIQDDSLLHVTRGQDLYVNCTVEVEISMRYVFNWHTPQQNSSRISTQQFRKHLNGNYVLVTCQLTILNVTDEDAGEYECVIRSIHDTKKITKNITIHDPQMKYINLTPQNTDKYYQAESGSYVQWVVYVDGYPKPHLQWFKPNGEEIIESPKYFMNTSATATLKINTLSVMDSGNYTLEAKNDFMIEKLNFTLDVIAKPVALLTHIDSYYPPNESTEFHCEVISNPPPNITWSFLRCPIYPSLENSTTVYLTDVTQSAAYSSSYRFESTVKMPIDVSGKITCKACNVVDSVISCDSVTENILVSDGVGAFGIIRPNESVTIGDDVELTCAASIYNYTNEFTWTTLVNQTERPLAESERLQITQHKTPFTYRSTLKLNNVQESDAQDYFCTGKIMNRETLEPLSDYATYKLIVHDPVLPFFVKTNMNETKIKTIDVIAEGHKTVILQCFAEGMPKPIVTWYKDNVLLKENDQYSFKSYKYDNYKELNINYLKQHDGGNYSCRAINRLGTNETFQQITVKNAKWHKLDIILATSIAIMGLILVILAIFFTIKVRREKKMRKELMEAGLMHFEEGALECLNPDLTVDDQAELLPYDKKWEFPRERLKLGKQLGSGEFGVVMKAEAQGICENETVTTVAVKMVRRTTNPTYVRALASELKIMVHLGKHLNVVNLLGACTKNISKRELLVIVEYCRFGNLHNYLLRHRNDFINQIDPKTGKLDLTIGMDILMRTVSVSSNNSLSANSDTDDVVVHYCPGTNLDSPEINFSPDGGGCVSSSTSSQPGWRSNYTGDYKDQNLKPICTQDLLSWAFQVARGMEYLSRRKVLHGDLAARNILLAEDNIVKICDFGLAKTMYKDGNYKKKGDDPVPIKWMAIESIRDRVFSTQSDIWSFGIVLWEFFTLAETPYPGMEAEKQYQKLIEGYRMEQPDYAIRQIYDIMLQCWKAKPTLRPSFTDLVESIGNLLEESVRLHYISLNTPYMDMNTMNLESGKNDYLTMMSAPDHAILASPNHDYVNSPFSKGAPDPSYLCMSPGMSPTDESGIFSPRPHQEHSHFEFPSPVSDSEDAVEQSPMLKHEEDPYLKPINVHERRAEFARQRQAMKNQTADRPMDRDSGYCNAPRNLHLIDLNDTDENDAQTDTTDSRKKDYAPSIISTQDNYVNMPKQKNDLRKGMPDSFSNPSYVMISNREMDQRA from the exons atgaaaatgttgCCGCACCGCGCACGACTTTGCATACCGGTGCTCATCTTAGCGCTCTCTCAAG tatcaGCAAGTAACAAACCAAGCATCTACCCGAACCAAGAGGAAATTGTAATAAACGAAGGAGAACCTTTAGAGATTACATGCATTAGCTTCGCaccaattaaatttgtttatccCGACGCTCTTGGAGAATCG GTTAATACTTCAATCCCAAAAACAAGCGAGACTGAAGATAATGGCCTTTACCATTATGTTTTCCAAAGGCCAAACACCGTTTTCGGTGATACAGGCTGGTACGGTTGCGCCGATCACAATGTTGAAATCATTACAAATTCCTACGACGATCCCGAGATAAGCTGGTTGTACGTTTATGTGAAAT CCAATACTAATTTATTCGTCGAAGCGGATACTTACGCCCATCTGAGTGCAGTTGCTGGCGGCAGCATTGTAATACCATGCAGACCTACATCGCCAAATCTAGTACCCATCTTGTCTGACAATAAC GAAGAAGAATTGAAGGAGGCGTCATTTGATCCGAGAATTGGTTTTACGATTAGGAACCTTCTGGTGAAAGATAGCAATTGGTACAAGTGCTCGATAGAGAAGAACGGCGAAGAGCACGCGGTCAATTACGTGTTGTCCGTGCACC TAAAACGAACCTTACCCGAACCAAAAATTCAAGACGACAGCCTGCTACACGTTACACGCGGACAAGATCTCTATGTAAATTGTACTGTTGAAGTGGAAATATCCATGAGATACGTATTCAATTGGCACACACCGCAGCAG AATAGCAGTAGAATAAGCACTCAGCAATTCAGAAAACATCTCAACGGAAATTATGTCTTAGTTACGTGTCAGTTGACGATACTTAATGTAACAGACGAAGACGCGGGGGAATATGAGTGCGTCATTAGGTCGATTCATGACACCAAgaagataacaaaaaatatcacgataCACG ATCCtcaaatgaaatatattaatcttacACCTCAAAACAccgataaatattatcaagCGGAAAGCGGTAGCTACGTTCAATGGGTCGTCTATGTCGATGGCTATCCGAAACCCCATTTACAATG GTTCAAGCCGAATGGCGAAGAAATTATAGAGAGCCCAAAGTATTTCATGAACACAAGCGCAACAGCTACGTTGAAAATAAACACATTAAGCGTAATGGACTCGGGAAATTACACACTTGAAgcaaaaaatgattttatgatcgaaaaattgaattttacattGGATGTTATAG CTAAGCCGGTTGCCTTATTGACCCATATTGACTCTTACTATCCGCCTAACGAAAGTACAGAATTTCATTGCGAAGTAATATCTAATCCACCTCCAAATATAACATGGAGTTTTCTGAGGTGTCCTATTTATCCATCGCTGGAGAATTCAACAACTGTGTATCTGACG gACGTGACGCAATCCGCAGCTTACAGCTCTAGTTACAGATTCGAATCAACGGTAAAAATGCCTATCGACGTATCGGGGAAAATAACGTGTAAAGCCTGTAATGTCGTTGATTCTGTAATCTCCTGTGATTCTGTGACCGAGAACATTCTTGTCTCCG ATGGAGTAGGCGCTTTTGGCATTATTAGGCCAAACGAGTCTGTGACGATAGGTGATGATGTAGAATTGACGTGTGCCGCttccatttataattatacaaacgAATTTACATGGACCACACTGGTAAACCAAACTGAAAGGCCACTTGCAGAATcag aAAGATTACAGATTACGCAGCATAAAACCCCATTTACCTATCGATCAACGTTGAAGCTCAATAATGTCCAAGAATCAGATGCCCAAGATTATTTCTGTACCGGAAAAATCATGAATCGTGAGACCTTGGAGCCTCTTTCCGACTACGCAACGTACAAATTAATTGTTCACG atcCGGTGCTACCGTTTTTTGTCAAAACTAATATGAatgaaactaaaattaaaactatcgATGTGATTGCCGAAGGTCACAAGACGGTGATATTGCAATGTTTTGCAGAAGGAATGCCGAAACCAATAGTTACCTGGTACAAG GACAATGTGTTGCTGAAGGAAAATGATCAGTATTCttttaaatcttataaatatgataattataaagaacTTAATATAAACTATTTGAAGCAACATGATGGCGGAAATTATTCGTGCCGGGCTATTAATCGATTGGGCACAAACGAGACTTTTCAGCAGATAACGgtgaaaaatgcaaaat GGCACAAACTTGACATAATATTAGCTACTTCAATAGCTATTATGGGTCTCATCCTAGTGATTTTAGCCATCTTTTTCACGATTAAGGTTCGTCGTGAAAAG aaaatgagaaaagaatTGATGGAAGCGGGTCTTATGCACTTTGAAGAAGGTGCTTTAGAATGTTTAAATCCAGATTTGACGGTTGACGATCAAGCGGAACTACTCCCTTACGATAAAAAGTGGGAATTTCCAAGGGAACGATTGAAACTCG gaaaGCAATTGGGCAGTGGTGAGTTTGGAGTGGTAATGAAAGCGGAAGCGCAAGGGATATGCGAAAACGAAACTGTCACTACCGTTGCCGTGAAGATGGTTCGTCGAACCACTAACCCAACTTATGTACGTGCACTTGCGAGTGAATTGAAAATTATGGTGCACCTTGGCAAGCATCTAAACGTCGTCAATCTTCTTGGCGCTTgcactaaaaatatttccaaac GCGAACTGCTGGTGATTGTCGAATATTGCCGCTTTggaaatttgcataattatcttttacgACATAGaaacgattttattaatcaaatcGATCCCAAGACTGGAAAACTCGATCTTACTATCGGTATGGATATACTGATGAGAACTGTTAGCGTCAGTAGTAATAACAG TCTTAGTGCGAATTCAGATACCGATGATGTAGTGGTGCATTATTGTCCGGGAACGAATTTGGACTCTCCAGAGATTAATTTCTCGCCAGACGGGGGGGGTTGCGTCAGCAGTAGTACGTCATCTCAACCAGGATGGAGATCAAATTACACCGGTGACTATAAAGATCAAAATCTCAAACCGATCTGCACTCAAGACTTATTGTCTTGGGCATTTCAAGTAGCACGTGGAATGGAATATCTGAGTCGACGAAAG GTATTGCATGGAGATCTGGCAGCAAGAAATATCTTGCTTGCCGAGGACAACATAGTGAAAATTTGCGATTTCGGCTTAGCAAAGACTATGTATAAAGATGgcaattacaagaaaaaaggTGATGATCCGGTGCCCATAAAATGGATGGCCATCGAATCGATCAGAGATCGAGTTTTCTCGACGCAATCCGACATATGGAGTTTTGGCATAGTGctttgggaatttttcacgCTGGCTGAGACGCCGTATCCCGGCATGGAGGCAGAGAAACAGTATCAAAAATTGATCGAGGGCTACAGAATGGAACAGCCGGATTACGCTATTCGCCAAATATATGACATAATGTTACAATGCTGGAAAGCCAAACCGACACTACGTCCAAGCTTTACGGATCTTGTGGAGAGCATTGGAAATTTATTGGAAGAAAGTGTGAGATTg CATTACATCAGCCTAAACACACCGTATATGGACATGAACACTATGAATCTGGAGAGCGGAAAAAACGATTATCTAACGATGATGTCCGCGCCGGATCACGCGATTCTCGCGTCACCGAATCACGATTATGTAAACTCGCCGTTCTCAAAAGGTGCACCGGATCCGTCATACTTGTGCATGAGCCCCGGCATGAGTCCGACAGACGAGTCCGGGATATTTAGTCCTAGACCGCATCAAGAGCACTCGCACTTTGAGTTTCCATCGCCCGTGTCGGATTCCGAGGACGCGGTCGAGCAGTCTCCAATGCTGAAGCACGAGGAAGATCCCTACCTGAAGCCGATCAATGTCCACGAGCGAAGAGCAGAGTTCGCGCGGCAGAGGCAAGCGATGAAGAATCAAACGGCCGATAGACCGATGGATCGAGATTCCGGTTATTGCAACGCACCGCGGAATCTTCACCTGATAGATCTAAACGACACCGATGAGAACGACGCGCAAACGGACACGACGGActcgagaaagaaagattacGCACCGTCTATTATCAGCACGCAGGACAATTACGTGAACATGCCCAAACAGAAGAATGATCTAAGAAAGGGTATGCCGGACAGCTTTAGTAATCCCAGTTACGTGATGATCAGTAACCGCGAGATGGACCAGAGAGCTTAG
- the Pvr gene encoding vascular endothelial growth factor receptor 1 isoform X1, with translation MKMLPHRARLCIPVLILALSQVSASNKPSIYPNQEEIVINEGEPLEITCISFAPIKFVYPDALGESVNTSIPKTSETEDNGLYHYVFQRPNTVFGDTGWYGCADHNVEIITNSYDDPEISWLYVYVKSNTNLFVEADTYAHLSAVAGGSIVIPCRPTSPNLVPILSDNNEEELKEASFDPRIGFTIRNLLVKDSNWYKCSIEKNGEEHAVNYVLSVHLKRTLPEPKIQDDSLLHVTRGQDLYVNCTVEVEISMRYVFNWHTPQQNSSRISTQQFRKHLNGNYVLVTCQLTILNVTDEDAGEYECVIRSIHDTKKITKNITIHDPQMKYINLTPQNTDKYYQAESGSYVQWVVYVDGYPKPHLQWFKPNGEEIIESPKYFMNTSATATLKINTLSVMDSGNYTLEAKNDFMIEKLNFTLDVIAKPVALLTHIDSYYPPNESTEFHCEVISNPPPNITWSFLRCPIYPSLENSTTVYLTDVTQSAAYSSSYRFESTVKMPIDVSGKITCKACNVVDSVISCDSVTENILVSDGVGAFGIIRPNESVTIGDDVELTCAASIYNYTNEFTWTTLVNQTERPLAESERLQITQHKTPFTYRSTLKLNNVQESDAQDYFCTGKIMNRETLEPLSDYATYKLIVHDPVLPFFVKTNMNETKIKTIDVIAEGHKTVILQCFAEGMPKPIVTWYKDNVLLKENDQYSFKSYKYDNYKELNINYLKQHDGGNYSCRAINRLGTNETFQQITVKNAKWHKLDIILATSIAIMGLILVILAIFFTIKVRREKKMRKELMEAGLMHFEEGALECLNPDLTVDDQAELLPYDKKWEFPRERLKLGKQLGSGEFGVVMKAEAQGICENETVTTVAVKMVRRTTNPTYVRALASELKIMVHLGKHLNVVNLLGACTKNISKRELLVIVEYCRFGNLHNYLLRHRNDFINQIDPKTGKLDLTIGMDILMRTVSVSSNNRIKYAALSFSRSLSANSDTDDVVVHYCPGTNLDSPEINFSPDGGGCVSSSTSSQPGWRSNYTGDYKDQNLKPICTQDLLSWAFQVARGMEYLSRRKVLHGDLAARNILLAEDNIVKICDFGLAKTMYKDGNYKKKGDDPVPIKWMAIESIRDRVFSTQSDIWSFGIVLWEFFTLAETPYPGMEAEKQYQKLIEGYRMEQPDYAIRQIYDIMLQCWKAKPTLRPSFTDLVESIGNLLEESVRLHYISLNTPYMDMNTMNLESGKNDYLTMMSAPDHAILASPNHDYVNSPFSKGAPDPSYLCMSPGMSPTDESGIFSPRPHQEHSHFEFPSPVSDSEDAVEQSPMLKHEEDPYLKPINVHERRAEFARQRQAMKNQTADRPMDRDSGYCNAPRNLHLIDLNDTDENDAQTDTTDSRKKDYAPSIISTQDNYVNMPKQKNDLRKGMPDSFSNPSYVMISNREMDQRA, from the exons atgaaaatgttgCCGCACCGCGCACGACTTTGCATACCGGTGCTCATCTTAGCGCTCTCTCAAG tatcaGCAAGTAACAAACCAAGCATCTACCCGAACCAAGAGGAAATTGTAATAAACGAAGGAGAACCTTTAGAGATTACATGCATTAGCTTCGCaccaattaaatttgtttatccCGACGCTCTTGGAGAATCG GTTAATACTTCAATCCCAAAAACAAGCGAGACTGAAGATAATGGCCTTTACCATTATGTTTTCCAAAGGCCAAACACCGTTTTCGGTGATACAGGCTGGTACGGTTGCGCCGATCACAATGTTGAAATCATTACAAATTCCTACGACGATCCCGAGATAAGCTGGTTGTACGTTTATGTGAAAT CCAATACTAATTTATTCGTCGAAGCGGATACTTACGCCCATCTGAGTGCAGTTGCTGGCGGCAGCATTGTAATACCATGCAGACCTACATCGCCAAATCTAGTACCCATCTTGTCTGACAATAAC GAAGAAGAATTGAAGGAGGCGTCATTTGATCCGAGAATTGGTTTTACGATTAGGAACCTTCTGGTGAAAGATAGCAATTGGTACAAGTGCTCGATAGAGAAGAACGGCGAAGAGCACGCGGTCAATTACGTGTTGTCCGTGCACC TAAAACGAACCTTACCCGAACCAAAAATTCAAGACGACAGCCTGCTACACGTTACACGCGGACAAGATCTCTATGTAAATTGTACTGTTGAAGTGGAAATATCCATGAGATACGTATTCAATTGGCACACACCGCAGCAG AATAGCAGTAGAATAAGCACTCAGCAATTCAGAAAACATCTCAACGGAAATTATGTCTTAGTTACGTGTCAGTTGACGATACTTAATGTAACAGACGAAGACGCGGGGGAATATGAGTGCGTCATTAGGTCGATTCATGACACCAAgaagataacaaaaaatatcacgataCACG ATCCtcaaatgaaatatattaatcttacACCTCAAAACAccgataaatattatcaagCGGAAAGCGGTAGCTACGTTCAATGGGTCGTCTATGTCGATGGCTATCCGAAACCCCATTTACAATG GTTCAAGCCGAATGGCGAAGAAATTATAGAGAGCCCAAAGTATTTCATGAACACAAGCGCAACAGCTACGTTGAAAATAAACACATTAAGCGTAATGGACTCGGGAAATTACACACTTGAAgcaaaaaatgattttatgatcgaaaaattgaattttacattGGATGTTATAG CTAAGCCGGTTGCCTTATTGACCCATATTGACTCTTACTATCCGCCTAACGAAAGTACAGAATTTCATTGCGAAGTAATATCTAATCCACCTCCAAATATAACATGGAGTTTTCTGAGGTGTCCTATTTATCCATCGCTGGAGAATTCAACAACTGTGTATCTGACG gACGTGACGCAATCCGCAGCTTACAGCTCTAGTTACAGATTCGAATCAACGGTAAAAATGCCTATCGACGTATCGGGGAAAATAACGTGTAAAGCCTGTAATGTCGTTGATTCTGTAATCTCCTGTGATTCTGTGACCGAGAACATTCTTGTCTCCG ATGGAGTAGGCGCTTTTGGCATTATTAGGCCAAACGAGTCTGTGACGATAGGTGATGATGTAGAATTGACGTGTGCCGCttccatttataattatacaaacgAATTTACATGGACCACACTGGTAAACCAAACTGAAAGGCCACTTGCAGAATcag aAAGATTACAGATTACGCAGCATAAAACCCCATTTACCTATCGATCAACGTTGAAGCTCAATAATGTCCAAGAATCAGATGCCCAAGATTATTTCTGTACCGGAAAAATCATGAATCGTGAGACCTTGGAGCCTCTTTCCGACTACGCAACGTACAAATTAATTGTTCACG atcCGGTGCTACCGTTTTTTGTCAAAACTAATATGAatgaaactaaaattaaaactatcgATGTGATTGCCGAAGGTCACAAGACGGTGATATTGCAATGTTTTGCAGAAGGAATGCCGAAACCAATAGTTACCTGGTACAAG GACAATGTGTTGCTGAAGGAAAATGATCAGTATTCttttaaatcttataaatatgataattataaagaacTTAATATAAACTATTTGAAGCAACATGATGGCGGAAATTATTCGTGCCGGGCTATTAATCGATTGGGCACAAACGAGACTTTTCAGCAGATAACGgtgaaaaatgcaaaat GGCACAAACTTGACATAATATTAGCTACTTCAATAGCTATTATGGGTCTCATCCTAGTGATTTTAGCCATCTTTTTCACGATTAAGGTTCGTCGTGAAAAG aaaatgagaaaagaatTGATGGAAGCGGGTCTTATGCACTTTGAAGAAGGTGCTTTAGAATGTTTAAATCCAGATTTGACGGTTGACGATCAAGCGGAACTACTCCCTTACGATAAAAAGTGGGAATTTCCAAGGGAACGATTGAAACTCG gaaaGCAATTGGGCAGTGGTGAGTTTGGAGTGGTAATGAAAGCGGAAGCGCAAGGGATATGCGAAAACGAAACTGTCACTACCGTTGCCGTGAAGATGGTTCGTCGAACCACTAACCCAACTTATGTACGTGCACTTGCGAGTGAATTGAAAATTATGGTGCACCTTGGCAAGCATCTAAACGTCGTCAATCTTCTTGGCGCTTgcactaaaaatatttccaaac GCGAACTGCTGGTGATTGTCGAATATTGCCGCTTTggaaatttgcataattatcttttacgACATAGaaacgattttattaatcaaatcGATCCCAAGACTGGAAAACTCGATCTTACTATCGGTATGGATATACTGATGAGAACTGTTAGCGTCAGTAGTAATAACAG GATAAAATATGCGGCATTGTCCTTTTCTCGCAGTCTTAGTGCGAATTCAGATACCGATGATGTAGTGGTGCATTATTGTCCGGGAACGAATTTGGACTCTCCAGAGATTAATTTCTCGCCAGACGGGGGGGGTTGCGTCAGCAGTAGTACGTCATCTCAACCAGGATGGAGATCAAATTACACCGGTGACTATAAAGATCAAAATCTCAAACCGATCTGCACTCAAGACTTATTGTCTTGGGCATTTCAAGTAGCACGTGGAATGGAATATCTGAGTCGACGAAAG GTATTGCATGGAGATCTGGCAGCAAGAAATATCTTGCTTGCCGAGGACAACATAGTGAAAATTTGCGATTTCGGCTTAGCAAAGACTATGTATAAAGATGgcaattacaagaaaaaaggTGATGATCCGGTGCCCATAAAATGGATGGCCATCGAATCGATCAGAGATCGAGTTTTCTCGACGCAATCCGACATATGGAGTTTTGGCATAGTGctttgggaatttttcacgCTGGCTGAGACGCCGTATCCCGGCATGGAGGCAGAGAAACAGTATCAAAAATTGATCGAGGGCTACAGAATGGAACAGCCGGATTACGCTATTCGCCAAATATATGACATAATGTTACAATGCTGGAAAGCCAAACCGACACTACGTCCAAGCTTTACGGATCTTGTGGAGAGCATTGGAAATTTATTGGAAGAAAGTGTGAGATTg CATTACATCAGCCTAAACACACCGTATATGGACATGAACACTATGAATCTGGAGAGCGGAAAAAACGATTATCTAACGATGATGTCCGCGCCGGATCACGCGATTCTCGCGTCACCGAATCACGATTATGTAAACTCGCCGTTCTCAAAAGGTGCACCGGATCCGTCATACTTGTGCATGAGCCCCGGCATGAGTCCGACAGACGAGTCCGGGATATTTAGTCCTAGACCGCATCAAGAGCACTCGCACTTTGAGTTTCCATCGCCCGTGTCGGATTCCGAGGACGCGGTCGAGCAGTCTCCAATGCTGAAGCACGAGGAAGATCCCTACCTGAAGCCGATCAATGTCCACGAGCGAAGAGCAGAGTTCGCGCGGCAGAGGCAAGCGATGAAGAATCAAACGGCCGATAGACCGATGGATCGAGATTCCGGTTATTGCAACGCACCGCGGAATCTTCACCTGATAGATCTAAACGACACCGATGAGAACGACGCGCAAACGGACACGACGGActcgagaaagaaagattacGCACCGTCTATTATCAGCACGCAGGACAATTACGTGAACATGCCCAAACAGAAGAATGATCTAAGAAAGGGTATGCCGGACAGCTTTAGTAATCCCAGTTACGTGATGATCAGTAACCGCGAGATGGACCAGAGAGCTTAG
- the LOC139810732 gene encoding homocysteine S-methyltransferase YbgG-like, translating into MSEIKVLDGGFSTQLSTHVGEKIDGDPLWTARFLITEPKAVFATHMDFLRAGADIIETNTYQATIDGFVKYLGITEEESLEIIRKAVDYAKDAVNAYSKEIEDDENVRNRKPLIAGSCGPYGACLHDGSEYTGSYCARVSREFLIDWHRPRVRALLEKGVDLLAIETIPCVREAEAVIDLLKEFPNTQAWLTFSCRDDGKSLADGSDFQEIAVRCYKNALPGQILAIGVNCIAPHVVTTLLQDINKGKSNDLIPLVVYPNSGEKYIVAEGWTKEGEAPSLHEFIDEWLDLGVRYIGGCCRTYATDVKRIRSKVDQRLT; encoded by the coding sequence aTGTCGGAGATAAAAGTGCTAGATGGTGGTTTTTCCACGCAACTGTCCACCCACGTAGGTGAGAAGATCGATGGTGATCCTTTGTGGACTGCACGTTTCCTCATAACCGAACCGAAGGCTGTCTTCGCTACTCATATGGATTTCTTACGTGCCGGTGCCGATATTATAGAGACCAACACGTATCAAGCAACCATCGACggttttgtaaaatatctgGGCATCACGGAGGAAGAGAGTCTCGAGATCATCCGTAAAGCTGTCGATTATGCTAAAGATGCCGTGAACGCTTACAGTAAAGAAATAGAGGATGATGAAAACGTGAGGAACCGAAAGCCATTGATCGCTGGATCTTGCGGTCCTTACGGCGCCTGCTTGCACGATGGCTCAGAATATACTGGTTCGTACTGTGCTCGTGTATCGCGAGAATTTTTGATCGACTGGCATAGGCCTCGCGTACGCGCATTGCTGGAGAAAGGTGTTGATCTATTGGCGATAGAAACGATACCTTGCGTCCGCGAGGCGGAGGCTGTAATCGATCTACTCAAGGAATTCCCGAATACGCAGGCATGGCTAACATTCTCCTGTAGAGACGATGGAAAGAGCTTGGCAGACGGCAGCGACTTTCAAGAGATTGCCGTGAGATGTTACAAAAATGCCCTGCCTGGACAAATATTAGCGATCGGCGTTAATTGTATTGCTCCACACGTCGTTACCACCCTGCTGCAAGATATCAATAAAGGCAAATCAAACGATCTTATACCATTGGTGGTATATCCTAATAgcggagaaaaatatatagtagcTGAAGGATGGACCAAGGAAGGAGAAGCTCCCTCTTTGCACGAATTCATTGACGAGTGGCTGGATCTTGGCGTTCGTTACATCGGTGGATGTTGTAGGACATACGCGACGGATGTCAAACGAATAAGATCTAAAGTGGACCAACGGCTAACGTAG